The following nucleotide sequence is from Candidatus Deferrimicrobium sp..
CTCGGCGGTCCTTCGCCTCTATGCGGACGAGCGCAGGGCGCGGGAGCGGGTCCCCGTCCTGCGGATGCTTCTCGAGCCCGAGGAACGGGTGCGCGTCAGGGCCCGCCGCCTCGTGCGGGCGATCCGCGCCTCCGGAGCCGGAGTGTCCGTCGCCATCGAGCGGGGCGGTACCTCTCCCGGAGGCGGAGCCCTTCCCGATATCCTCCTTCCGACCGCCCGCGTCGCCGTTTCTCATCATCGGATTCCGGAAGGGATCCTGGAGGAGCGTCTGCGCCGTGGGACGCCTTGCGTGGTCGCCCGGGTCGGGAAAGGGAAGGTACTCCTCGATCTGCGGACCGTCCGGGACGACGAGGTTCCGGAGCTTGCCTCGGCCGTCTCCGCCATTGACCGACCCCCGTACGATGGGTAGAGTAGGAGCCACCATGAAACCATGGAACGTCCGATGCTGAACTCAAGCGTCCTTGTCCTCAACCGGGGGTACTTCCCGGTCCACGTCACGAACGCGCGGCGGGCTTTCTGCCTCCTGTACTCGGGGCTTGCCCGGGCGATCAACGGGCAGTACGAAACGTTCGACTATCCTTCGTGGAGCGCTCTCGCGGTGGCCGCCGGAGATCCCGCCATCGGCGTCGTGGGGAGGTCGGTCCGGATTCCCCGGGTGGTCGTCCTCGTAGCGTACGACCGGGTTCCGCGACGGAACGTCCGGTTCAGCAGGCGCAATATCTTCGTCCGGGACCGCAACACCTGCCAGTATTGCGGGAAGCCGTTCCCCAGCAGCGAACTCAACCTGGACCACGTTGTGCCTCGCTCCCAAGGTGGAAAGACCAACTGGGAGAACATCGTCTGCAGCTGCATCCCCTGCAACAAGCGGAAAGGCGGGAATCGGCCCGAGGAGACCGGGATGCGGCTGGTCTCCGCCCCCCGGACGCCCCGCTGGTCGCCGGAGTTCGCCTTCTCCCTGCGGACTCCCATCCACCGGGAATGGGTTCCGTTCCTCAACGTGGTCGACTTCACGTATTGGAACCTCGAACTCCGGGAATGAACCTGCGAACCTCAAGGGGCAGGGGCGAAGCCTCCTCCCTCCTCTTCGTAGTCGGGCACCCGGTCTCTCATTCCCTGAGCCCCGCGATGCACAACGGGGTCATCGCCCGGCTGGGACTTCCTCTCCACTACGTTCCGGTTGACCTTCCCCCCGGACATCTTCGCGGATTCCTTCGGATCGTCCGGGCAGGGAACTTTCTCGGGGGGAACGTCACGATTCCCTACAAGGAGGAAGCCGCCGCTCTGGCGGACACCCGATCGGAGGCCGTGGAGGTCTGCGGCGCGGCGAACACCCTGGTGGTCCAAGGAGGGAACCTCCACGCGGAGAACACGGACGGTGCGGGATTCCTCGACGCCCTCGAGGCGGAGGGATGGGGACGTAGATTCCGCCGGGTCGTCCTCCTCGGTGCCGGCGGGGCGGCCCGCGGGATCGCTTTTGCCCTCGGGAGGGCGGGCGCCCGGGAGGTCGTCCTGCTGAACCGTCACCCCCGCCGTGCGGAACGCGTCGCGCGTCTTCTTTCCGACCGATTTCCCTCGGTCGCCTTCGCCGCCGGCGACCTCCGGCCTCGAACCCTCGGAGAGGAGTTCCGTGGAACGGATCTCATCGTCCAGTGCACCTCCCTGGGTCTCCGGGGAGAGTGGAAAAATTTTCCGATAAAAGAAGTACAGAAATCGTCCCGCTTCGCCGATATAGTCTACCGCGCAGGGGGAACGGACCTGGTTCGACGGCTCCGGGCACGGGGGGTCAAGACCATCGGAGGGCTCCCGATGCTGGCATACCAGGCCGCGCGGAGTTTCGCTCTTTGGACCGGGCGGGACGTCCCCGGAGAGGCCTTCCGGAAGTTGGCGGTAAGGGCTTTGAAATTATGATACATTCAGCCGTTATTCGGGATTTTTCGAGGTAGGGGTGGACATGTCCGTACTGGTCAACAAGATCGGCGAGATGCTCCTGAAAGGGAACCTGATTACCGCCGACCAACTGCGCGGAGCCCTCGAAAGTCAGGAGAAAACGCACGAACGGATCGGAACCATTCTCGTTAAAGCCGGTTTCATCAAGGAAGAGGAGCTCCTCGCGTTCCTGGGACGCCAATTCAATCTCCCCGTCGTCGACCTTTCGAAATACGAGATCAACTCCGAGGTCGTCCGCCTCCTCCCCGAGGAGATGGTCCAGAAACACCTCGCCCTTCCGATCAACCGCGTAGGGTCGAAGATGATCGTCGCGGTGGCCGATCCCTCCAACATGGCGATCATCGACGGGATCGGGTTCAAGACGGGGTACGCCGTAGAGATGGTCCTCGCCTCGGAGCGCGCGATTACGACCGAGATCAACAAGTTCTTCGACCGGTCGATGGAGTTCAAGGACATCATCTCCGAGCTCGACGAGGACCTCGAGGTCATCCGCGAGGAGGAGGTCGACAGCGCCGACCTCGCGCGGGGGGTGGACGACGCCCCGGTCGTGAAGCTGGCGAACTACCTTCTCACCGAGGCGATCAAGCGGCGCGCGTCGGACATCCACATCGAGCCGTACGAGAAGGAGTTCCGCGTCCGCTACCGGGTGGACGGGGTCCTCTTCGAGGTGATGCGCCCCCCGCTGCGGCTGCGCAACGCGTTGTCGTCGCGGCTGAAGATCATGGCTTCCCTCGACATCGCCGAGCGGCGCCTCCCCCAGGATGGCCGCATCAAGATGAAGATCGGGAAGGGGCGGGAGATGGACTTCCGCGTCTCCGTCCTGCCGACGATCTACGGCGAGAAGATCGTCCTTCGTCTCCTCGACAAGGCAAGCCTGGAGCTCGACATGACGAAGCTGGGCTTCGAGCCGGCGCAGTTGCTCGACTTCAACGCTTCGATCCATCGCCCCTTCGGCATGATCCTCGTCACCGGCCCCACGGGGTCCGGGAAAACGACGACTCTCTACTCCGCCCTCGTCGACCTCAACAAGGTGGCCGACAATATCTGCACCGCGGAGGACCCGGTGGAGTACAACTTCGCCGGGATCAACCAGGTCCAGACGAAGGAAGAGATCGGCCTCACCTTCGCCGCCGCCCTGCGCTCCTTCCTGCGACAGGATCCCGACATCATCATGGTGGGAGAGATCCGGGACTACGAGACCGCCGAGATCGCCGTCAAGGCGGCCCTCACCGGGCACCTGGTCCTCTCCACGCTGCACACCAACGACGCCCCCAGCACGGTCACCCGGCTCATGAACATGGGGATCGAGCCGTTCCTCGTGTCGTCGTCGCTGAACCTCATCGTCGCGCAGCGGCTGGCCCGCCGGGTCTGCGCGCACTGCAGGGAGGAGATCAAGATCCCCCCGAAGGCGCTCGCGGACGCAGGGATGAAACCCGAGCGGATCCGGCTCGCCAAACCCGCCAAGGGGAAGGGGTGCGAGGAATGCAATGGGACCGGGTTCCATGGGCGGGTGGCACTTTACGAGGTGATGCCGATCAAGGAGGAGATCAAGGATCTTGTGCTGCGGGGCGGCTCGGCGATCGATCTGCAGCGGGAGGCGGTCCGCCTGGGGATGAAGACGCTCCGGCAGTCCGGTCTCACGAAGCTGGAGGAGGGGGTCACGACGCTCGAAGAAGTGCTGCGGGTGACCGCTCCGGATTGATCCCGTCCGACAAGGAGTCTCGACCATGGTGACGATGCAGGAACTTCTCAGCGTGATGTACGAGAAGGGGGCGTCCGATCTCCACATCACGACGGGGATCGCGCCGACGATCCGCGTGGACGGCCGTCTGATGCCGCTGCCGCACGAACCCCTCACGCCGCAAGACACCAAGCGGCTTTGCTACAGCGTCCTGACCGAGGCCCAGAAGCAGAGGTTCGAGGAGGAGTGGGAGCTCGACCTCTCCTTCGGCGTCAAGGGCCTCTCCCGCTTCCGCGCGAACGTCTACATGCAGCGAGGGGCGGTCGCCGGCGCCTTCCGCACCATCCCGTTCCGGGTCCGTCCCTTCGAGGAACTGGGTCTCCCGCCGCACCTGAAGGAACTTTGCAAGAAACCCCGGGGACTGGTTCTGGTGACGGGGCCGACCGGCTCCGGGAAGTCGACCACCCTCGCGGCGATGCTCGACAAGATCAACAACGAGCGCCAGGAGCACATCATCACGATCGAGGACCCGATCGAGTATCTCCACCCGCACAAGAAGTGCCTCGTGAACCAGCGGGAGGTGAACGCGGATACGCAGGGGTTCAAGAAAGCTCTCAAATATATTCTTCGGCAGGACCCCGACGTTGTCCTGATCGGCGAGATGCGGGACCTGGAAACGATCGAGGCGGCGCTAACCGTCGCGGAGACCGGCCACCTCGTGTTCGCGACCCTCCACACGAACTCGTGCGTCCAGACGATCAACCGGATCCTCGACGTCTTCCCTCCCTACCAGCAGCCGCAGGTCCGCGCGCAGCTCTCCTTCGTCCTCGAAGGGGTCATCTCCCAGATCCTCATTCCCCGTGCGAGCGGGAACGGGCGCGTCCTCGCCCTCGAGGTGATGATCCCGAACCCGGCGATCCGGAACCTGATCCGTGAGGAGAAGGTGCACCAGATCTACTCCCAGATGCAGGTGGGACAGGCGAAGTTCGGGATGCAGACGATGAACCAGTCGCTGCTCGCGACGTACCTGCGCCGGGAGATCACGCTGGACGATGCGGTGGGGCGCAGCTCCGACCCCGACGAATTCCGTAATCTGCTGACGACGGCGCAGAGCCACCCCCAGGGGCCGGCCCGCAGGGCCTGATCCCGTTCAGGAAGGAGGAACGGAGGAGACGATGACGAAATTCGCCTGGGAAGGAAGAAACCGCGGGGGTGGGTCGGTCTCGGGGGAGATGGAAGCCCCGAGCGAGGCGTTCGTCCTCGCGCAACTTCGGCGGGAGCAGATCGCGCCCCTGAAGATCCGGAAGAAAAGCGCGGACCTGGGGATCCAGCTCCCGTTCAAGGGGGAGAAAAAAGTCGGCGGGAAGGCGTTGGCCATCTTCACGCGCCAGTTCGCCACCATGATCGACGCGGGGCTCCCCCTTGTCCAGTGTCTCGACATCCTCGGGCTGCAGCAGGAGAACCCGACGTTCAAGAAAGTGATCCTGAAGATCAAGGAGGACGTGGAGAGCGGCTCCACCTTCGCCGACGCCCTTTCCAAGCACCCGAAAATCTTCGATTCCCTTTTCGTCAACCTCGTCGCCGCGGGAGAGGTGGGCGGGATGCTCGACACCATCCTGTCGCGCCTCGCGGATTACATCGAGAAGTCGATGAAGCTCGCCAAGAAGATCAAGGGGGCGATGGTCTATCCGTCCACGATCCTCGCCGTCGCCGTCGTCGTCACGGTCGTCCTGCTCGTGTACGTCATCCCGATCTTCGCGAAGATGTTCTCCGATTTCGGGCAGGCGCTCCCCGGTCCCACCCAGTTCGTCCTCGCGTTAAGCGACTTCACGCGCAAATATTTCCTGCTCGTGATCGTCTTCATCTTCCTGCTCGTGGCGGCGATCCGCTGGTACTACCGGCAGGAAGCCGGTCGGAGGAACGTCGACCGTCTTCTGCTGCGGCTCCCGGTCATCGGCTCCCTTCTGCAGCGGATCGCCGTCGCGCGGTTCTCGCGGACCCTCGGGACGATGGTCAGCAGCGGCGTCCCCATCCTCGAGAGCATGGACATCGTGGCGAAAACCGCGGGGAACAAAATCATCGAGGAGGCGATCGTCAAGGCCCGCATGAGCATCAGCGAGGGGAAGACGATCGCGGAACCGCTGGCCGAGAGCAAGGTGTTCCCGCCGATGGTGACCCAGATGGTCGCCGTGGGAGAGGCCACGGGCGCACTCGACGCGATGCTGACCAAGATTGCCGACTTTTACGACGACGAGGTCGACGCGGCCGTCGAGGCGATGACGGCGCTGCTCGAGCCGATGCTGATGGTCTTCCTCGGCGTGGTCATCGGCGGGCTGGTCATCGCGATGTACCTGCCGGTGTTCAAGCTGGCGGGAACCATCGGGGGATAGCGGTTGTCGGCCCGTGACCCCGGAGAGGGAACCGGGGGGAAGCGGGCGGGGGGGAGAAACCTTCTCCTGATCCGCACCGGGATCACGTTCGCCCTGCTGGCGTCCGTGTTTTCGGTGCAGATCCGCTCCCCGGAACTGCTGCTCACGGGCGGGTTCCAGCTTCTGTACTTCGCCGTTCTTCTCTCCTACGGGTGGCTGCTGATCCGGTACGCCGCGTGGGGAAGCGTCGATCTCCCGACGTACGCCGTTTTCCTCCAGGCCGTCGCGGACGTCGCGTTCATCTCCATCATCGTTTTCGCGACGGGCCTGTACGACAGCGTCTTCTCCTTCATGTTCGTTGTCGTGATCCTGCTCGGGAGCCTCGAGCGGTACCTGCGCGGAGCGGTGGGCTGGGCGCTCCTTTCCTCCGTGTCGTACACCGTCCTCGTCTACCTGCAGATGCGCGGGATCCTCCTGCCCCCGGGGTTCGAGGTGACGTCCATCTCGTTTTCCCAGTTCGCCCGTTCGGCGGTGACGAACTCGACGGCCTTCCTGCTTACAGGCGTCCTTTCCGGATTACTCGGGGAGGATATCAGGAAGGGGATGAAGAAAGTCCGCGACCGGGACGACGTGATCCGGAAGCTGGAGAGCTTCCACAAGCACGTGATCGACAATATCCCGTCCGGCCTCCTTACGATCGACACGCAGGGAAGGGTGAACCTGGTGAACGACACGGCGTGCGCCATTCTCGGCATCACGCGGCGGGATACGGTCGGAAAGCCGATGCGGCAGGTCCTCGCCGGGATCGAGGGGTGGGAGGGGAGAGAGGGAAGGGATGATTCCAGGATTCCGCGCGGGGAGATCCGGTTTCTGCGGGCCGACGGCGCGGAGGTCTTTCTCGGGTTCTCGACCTCGCCGATGAAAGACGCGGAAGGACGCTCGATTGGCCGCGTGGTGATCTTCCAGGACCTGACCCCCATCCGGCAGATGGAGGAACGCGTCCGGATCGCGGATCGGCTGGCAGGGGTTGGAGAGCTGGCCGCGGGTCTCGCCCACGAGATCCGGAATCCCCTCGCGTCGATCGCAGGTTCTTCGCAGATGCTCCGGGAATCGGCAACCTCGTCCGGCGAATCGGCGACCCTCCTCGACATCATCGGGAGGGAGAGCCAGCGGTTGAACGGCCTCATCACCGACTTCCTCGCCTACACCGGACCCTCTCAGCGGGACACGGCGCGCCTCGATGTGGCTACGCTGCTCCGGGACGTCGCCGAGGCGGTCCGCGCGGGGGAAGCCAGGGAGAAAGGCGTCACGGTCGAGCTCGCTCCGCTGAAGTCGCTCATGGTGGAGGGGGACGGCGAGCAACTGAGGCAGGTGGCCTGGAACCTCGTCCGCAACGCCGTGCAGGCCGCCCCGGCGGGGGGAAAGGTGATGATCGACGGTTTCGAGCAGATCCGTCACGGATTCCGTTACGTCGTGGCGATGGTGGTCGACACCGGGCCCGGGATTCCCCCGGGGATACTCGAGAAGATCTTCAACCCGTTCTTCACGACAAAGGAGGGAGGGACGGGGCTGGGACTCTCCATCTCCCAGCGGATCGTTCACCAGCACAAGGGGTTCATCGAGGTTCGCCAGGCGCCCGGCAAAGGAAGCGCCTTCTCGGTGTTCCTCCCGGCGACGTCGTTCGGGAACGGGGAGGGGAACGTCGATGGTTGACCGCTCCGTGACGGTTGTAGGCGCGGGTCTCGCCGGTTCGGAGGCGGCCCTGCGCCTCTCCCGCGCCGGCATCGCTGTCGACCTGTACGAGATGCGCCCCGCGATACTCACTCCCGCTCACCGCTCGGGCCGGTTTGCGGAACTGGTTTGCAGCAACTCCCTCGGCTCCGTGGAGCTGACCTCGGGGAAGGGTCTTCTCAAGGAGGAGCTTCGGATCCTCGGGTCCGCCCTCCTCCCC
It contains:
- a CDS encoding type IV pilus twitching motility protein PilT, encoding MVTMQELLSVMYEKGASDLHITTGIAPTIRVDGRLMPLPHEPLTPQDTKRLCYSVLTEAQKQRFEEEWELDLSFGVKGLSRFRANVYMQRGAVAGAFRTIPFRVRPFEELGLPPHLKELCKKPRGLVLVTGPTGSGKSTTLAAMLDKINNERQEHIITIEDPIEYLHPHKKCLVNQREVNADTQGFKKALKYILRQDPDVVLIGEMRDLETIEAALTVAETGHLVFATLHTNSCVQTINRILDVFPPYQQPQVRAQLSFVLEGVISQILIPRASGNGRVLALEVMIPNPAIRNLIREEKVHQIYSQMQVGQAKFGMQTMNQSLLATYLRREITLDDAVGRSSDPDEFRNLLTTAQSHPQGPARRA
- the pilB gene encoding type IV-A pilus assembly ATPase PilB encodes the protein MSVLVNKIGEMLLKGNLITADQLRGALESQEKTHERIGTILVKAGFIKEEELLAFLGRQFNLPVVDLSKYEINSEVVRLLPEEMVQKHLALPINRVGSKMIVAVADPSNMAIIDGIGFKTGYAVEMVLASERAITTEINKFFDRSMEFKDIISELDEDLEVIREEEVDSADLARGVDDAPVVKLANYLLTEAIKRRASDIHIEPYEKEFRVRYRVDGVLFEVMRPPLRLRNALSSRLKIMASLDIAERRLPQDGRIKMKIGKGREMDFRVSVLPTIYGEKIVLRLLDKASLELDMTKLGFEPAQLLDFNASIHRPFGMILVTGPTGSGKTTTLYSALVDLNKVADNICTAEDPVEYNFAGINQVQTKEEIGLTFAAALRSFLRQDPDIIMVGEIRDYETAEIAVKAALTGHLVLSTLHTNDAPSTVTRLMNMGIEPFLVSSSLNLIVAQRLARRVCAHCREEIKIPPKALADAGMKPERIRLAKPAKGKGCEECNGTGFHGRVALYEVMPIKEEIKDLVLRGGSAIDLQREAVRLGMKTLRQSGLTKLEEGVTTLEEVLRVTAPD
- the aroE gene encoding shikimate dehydrogenase codes for the protein MNLRTSRGRGEASSLLFVVGHPVSHSLSPAMHNGVIARLGLPLHYVPVDLPPGHLRGFLRIVRAGNFLGGNVTIPYKEEAAALADTRSEAVEVCGAANTLVVQGGNLHAENTDGAGFLDALEAEGWGRRFRRVVLLGAGGAARGIAFALGRAGAREVVLLNRHPRRAERVARLLSDRFPSVAFAAGDLRPRTLGEEFRGTDLIVQCTSLGLRGEWKNFPIKEVQKSSRFADIVYRAGGTDLVRRLRARGVKTIGGLPMLAYQAARSFALWTGRDVPGEAFRKLAVRALKL
- a CDS encoding type II secretion system F family protein — translated: MTKFAWEGRNRGGGSVSGEMEAPSEAFVLAQLRREQIAPLKIRKKSADLGIQLPFKGEKKVGGKALAIFTRQFATMIDAGLPLVQCLDILGLQQENPTFKKVILKIKEDVESGSTFADALSKHPKIFDSLFVNLVAAGEVGGMLDTILSRLADYIEKSMKLAKKIKGAMVYPSTILAVAVVVTVVLLVYVIPIFAKMFSDFGQALPGPTQFVLALSDFTRKYFLLVIVFIFLLVAAIRWYYRQEAGRRNVDRLLLRLPVIGSLLQRIAVARFSRTLGTMVSSGVPILESMDIVAKTAGNKIIEEAIVKARMSISEGKTIAEPLAESKVFPPMVTQMVAVGEATGALDAMLTKIADFYDDEVDAAVEAMTALLEPMLMVFLGVVIGGLVIAMYLPVFKLAGTIGG
- a CDS encoding two-component system sensor histidine kinase NtrB, with product MSARDPGEGTGGKRAGGRNLLLIRTGITFALLASVFSVQIRSPELLLTGGFQLLYFAVLLSYGWLLIRYAAWGSVDLPTYAVFLQAVADVAFISIIVFATGLYDSVFSFMFVVVILLGSLERYLRGAVGWALLSSVSYTVLVYLQMRGILLPPGFEVTSISFSQFARSAVTNSTAFLLTGVLSGLLGEDIRKGMKKVRDRDDVIRKLESFHKHVIDNIPSGLLTIDTQGRVNLVNDTACAILGITRRDTVGKPMRQVLAGIEGWEGREGRDDSRIPRGEIRFLRADGAEVFLGFSTSPMKDAEGRSIGRVVIFQDLTPIRQMEERVRIADRLAGVGELAAGLAHEIRNPLASIAGSSQMLRESATSSGESATLLDIIGRESQRLNGLITDFLAYTGPSQRDTARLDVATLLRDVAEAVRAGEAREKGVTVELAPLKSLMVEGDGEQLRQVAWNLVRNAVQAAPAGGKVMIDGFEQIRHGFRYVVAMVVDTGPGIPPGILEKIFNPFFTTKEGGTGLGLSISQRIVHQHKGFIEVRQAPGKGSAFSVFLPATSFGNGEGNVDG
- a CDS encoding HNH endonuclease, yielding MLNSSVLVLNRGYFPVHVTNARRAFCLLYSGLARAINGQYETFDYPSWSALAVAAGDPAIGVVGRSVRIPRVVVLVAYDRVPRRNVRFSRRNIFVRDRNTCQYCGKPFPSSELNLDHVVPRSQGGKTNWENIVCSCIPCNKRKGGNRPEETGMRLVSAPRTPRWSPEFAFSLRTPIHREWVPFLNVVDFTYWNLELRE